A window of Acinonyx jubatus isolate Ajub_Pintada_27869175 chromosome B2, VMU_Ajub_asm_v1.0, whole genome shotgun sequence genomic DNA:
ggcaaaaagcGTGCTGCACATCTCTTTGGGAATCACTGCCGTGAATGTTAATAGCATTTCTGTAGCTTCCCACAACAGCCTCTTGTGATAGAGTGAGCTGCACTACAGTTCGTTTGAGAAGTGTGATTCTGCTGTGTTTACCACACTTGTGAACTtttaaactccttttttttttatttttgtcgcctgcttcttttatcattattatttttaataagggtGACTGAGGTTGCAGAGAGATTAATGTGTGCTGAGTCTGCATAGCAATTTCAAGTAGGGTTGCCATGATAATAAACATGTGGATTTTGTGGAAATTTAATGTGGGGAACTcggccaacccccccccccccgcccctccacctaCGGAATTGGACGATCACAGACTACCTCTGGAGTCCTATATTCACAGCTGAGAATTTTCCTATTTGCTACGCAGTCTTATGAACCGATCACAAAATTCTCCAAAGCCTTCCTCAATTTAGCAGGTGTTAAATACCTCTCATGTGCGTAAGCCCTCATGAACCTCGATTTAGTCTGCAAACTTCTGCCGAATGATCGAAGTATTGGCCCTCGAAACGATCATAACTCAAACTTGGCAGCAGGGAGGGGTGTCATCCGATTTTTGTCGCTGAAGTCCTCTCGGGGCGCTCCGCGCCTCCGGGCTACCGCCCGAGCGCTCCGCCCCGACCACTGGAAAGGAGATATTGTGGCAACCCTATGCTCGTAATAACCACTAAATCGGAGTCTGTCTGATCTCTGAACGGGCCGCGCTGGCGGGCGGGAGGCGAGCGGCGCCTGACTCGGTGTCCCGTTTCTCCGCAGGATCCCCGCCCACTACGTGTACCCGCAGGCTTTCGTGCAGCCCGGCGTGGTCATCCCGCACGTGCAGCCCACCGCGGCCGCCGCCTCCACCACCCCCTACATCGACTACACCGGCGCCGCGTACGCCCAGTACTcagcggccgccgccgccgccgccgccgccgccgcctacGACCAGTACCCGTACGCGGCGTCGCCGGCCGCCGCGGGCTACGTCACCGCCGGGGGCTACGGCTACGCCGTGCAGCAGCCAATCACCGCCGCCGCCCCCGGCacggccgccgccgctgccgccgccgcggccgccgccgccgccttcgGCCAGTACCAGCCGCAGCAGCTGCAGACCGACCGCATGCAGTAGCGCGGCCGCGTGGTCGCGGTCGCCTcgcgtcccctcccccccacacacagttgCCCGACGTGTAGTAGGTAAGGCGAGTTCACGTTGACTTACCAgctataagaaaaacaaaacaaaaacaacaaaaaaagcgcTATGCTATTGTGAAACagaatcctcctcctcctcttcctcctcctttttttttttttcctactccatTAAGTGTcgtagttgagagagagaggggagtgggCGCAGTTTTGGAAATCGATCCCAAAGAGCCTGAGGAAAGGAAAGGCCGCGACGACGCGACGGTGGCAGGGGCAAAACAATGGAACTTCACTTTTTCTAAcgggattttttatttttttgctctttttatagTATCAGGGAAGCAAACTGCCTTTTACAAGTTTAGGAGATGCTATTTGAATCTAGTCGAACCAGGGAATGCAGAGTGAGCAATATGTAGCTTGAATTACCTTTAAGAGCagatttcaaacacacacacacacacacacacacacacacaccacaaaaaaCGGTGAACGCACTGATTGTCATTTTTAGCGGTCACGAGGGCCTCTAGAACTTCTTCAGGTAAGAAGATAACGTTCTTACCGTCTCAAAACATGGGCATCGAACAATCAACCTAGGAGCGTGGCAGTGGGTGAAATGGTGGACAGGCACCAAAGCTATTTTCTCATCTATCCTGTGGATGAGCGGGACTGTGGGGCAAGTGATGTGGAATTAATGGGTGCAGCAGCTGTACAGACAATCAATAACACACACAGTTCTGGAAAGAACACATCACTTGTGCTTGTTTGATGAGCTTGTCACATTCTAATCCCTCTCCCcatcctgtttcaattttgggaAACTTGTATCTGCTGGTGTCAGCAGTTCTGATTCTGAAATAGGATCAGGCTTTTACTACAACAgccttctctttctatttattGTGTTGACTCGTGGCTTACGATTAAAGGCAGGCAAAGTTTGCAGACTCCAAACCCTTAAGAACTGTCTTAAGGACACGTATTTCctaccccctccccctttttaaataattttacacttTTTAGTATCTATTTCAGAgtcatatttaaaactatttattagTGAACACAGTACACGAAACAACAAGGTTACTGAGATTATAGTTCTTCAAAGGTTACCGATAATGTGGTTTATACTGTGCCTTAATAGTAACgctatttaagatatttatttttaagttttactatGCTGCACTCTAAAGAAAGGAACTTTAGATGTGACACTGTAAAATTATGTATTCATCTCATGGCATAAATTATTTAGTAGGTCTAGATGTAGCATATTAAATATTAACCTATTCAGCTAAAGATGTTGACTTGGATTTATTTAAATTCGTATGTGCACTGTATAAGAGAGTACTCTGAcattaacacattttaatttattttagtttttaggttttattttaaagcagataTATTGCTAGTTTCATGCTTCCTTCTCTTAATTTTTGCTCGTGTAGATCTCATTTATTGGTACTTCATTAGTTTAACACTATTCTTCTGTAgtttatgtagtttttaaatgctgctttacttttttcttccaaaactGCAATACTtgcaatttttattcttaaactaAATTGAATACTATTTTACACTGTATTGGATTTTTATACTTGAACAATttcatacaagggaagacaggttAGCATTTTTATGGACTTTCTCCATTATCACTGGATTTACTTTAAGTATTCCCATACTAGACAGTGTTATGTAATGTAGACATGACTCTCCTGtgcaaattatttattcattgtgtATATTGCTTTATAACATTTCAGATCTTCTAATCTATTCActtgtattaaatataatttttaaaaacttctgttgCATCGATCgtttttaattttgtcataaaGGTTAGAACAGCTTCTCCTTCCAACTAGCATCCATGGCCATGGTTTACATGTAACATTTTCAGTGAGCAGAAAGCTTCCCAGATGCCCTGTGTTCGTACcttttaagtacattttattaACCCAGGTCTTCCTTGCATTGAGTAAACGGTATAGGTCCTCCCCCAACAGTGAATCCTAAAGGACTGTTCCTTTAGGATTGAAAGAGTGGGCTGCACAGGGGGACAGTCCATCTGAAGCTGGAGTTGGGTAAACTGAGGCTTGGTGTTAGACTCTACCACTTTCTAGTAATACGAATGGAGCGGGTTGTATTCTGTAATCGACTTTTTGGGTGAGGTTTTCATTGATTTCTCATCCATAATGGGACAGTAATACCTGAATCACATGCTTATTTAGATATTAACTAAAATAAAGTGTATTAGCTGCTTGGTCCAAGGTCAAATCTATAGTACGCTCTTGATAAATGGTCACCGGTAGTAGTTGTGATACACTATAGTAAAAGCTAACCAAAAAGGAAGTCACCTGTTGgaatgttctcatttttaaatttctgtgtacAATGATGTGGCAGCATGTAATAATTTTGATGGCAAAATTCATTTGACTGCCATATTGATTGTCTTAAAGGGTGTATGGTACTTTAATTATGGAATAGATTGTTGTTGGTCAGTTGGTCTCGGTACTTAGCAAATCTGTGATGTAGTATCTTTTCTTGAATGCCATTACTTTGCAAAAATTACGAGCAGTAGAAAGTTGTGATAACAGATTCTATTGTGCTTTCCACTTTATGATAACCAATATCCTAGTTAGGGCCAACACAGTCTCAAATTTTAATTGCCTGAAGAAAAATAGAGACCAACTTATTCCCAGGCTGGGATATTATTGCACCTCAAGGTATTATCTTGGATcagtaaaataatttctaagcTACTTAATTCAGTCAGTGCATCAAGGATTATTTTACTCAAAAGACATGTTCTACATTCAATTTTTCAGATTTATGAAAGGTCACTTTTGTCCTCAATAAGCCATATGTTGGTTGTTGTATTTTAGAATGAAACATTATTTGACTTATCGGTGAAGAATACATCAGGCAGTTCTGGAAAAAGCTTGTCTAAAATAGCCATACTCAAGAAAACCAAAAGCCCACCTATGCTTGGTTGTACCTTCCTTGGGGGTGTTTCTGAtctatattaatatcaatattaGCACTTGGAGACAGGGTAAGGTTTTTACTTTGTAATACCAcagcatatatttctttttttttttttgagagagcaagaaagagagcaggggaggagcagagagagggagagagagaatcccaagcaggatccacgctgtgcaggacagagcctgacacggggcttgatcccacaaaccatgaggtcatgacctgagccaaaatcaggagtcggacacttaacggactgagccacccaggcaccccacagcatgtatttctaaaaataaatacaagttgtCAGTGTCTAATAAGGAGGGGAGAGTAGCCATGACCTAATGTGTACCGTGGTCAGGCAGGTTGGTTGTATTGGTAGAGGCACAGAAACCAGTGGGTCTGAGAAACAAAGAACCAGCTGAGTCCTGATTTCCTTACTTACTAGCGGGGTGAGCTTGAAGCACTTTACCCTCGTAAGACGTGAATTGATAGTACCCAACACAGTGGCTCTGTTTAGtgaattaagtgaattaattatATGAGAGCGTTCTGAAAATTCTCTAGTAGTAGGCAAATGGAAATTATACTGAGGGAGTATATGCAATATGAATCTGGAAATTGATCTCCAAGGTCTTGTATTGAGTGACCCTTCCAAAGGAGGACAAAACTGTATCTCAAGATGTTATGTTTATTCAGTCCCAACCAAGTAACAGCTAAAACTGCTGTGCCACAGGAGCGGCACAAAAATAACACTGAGAGATAGAAAGATTGCCCAgataggggaaggaaggggagaagagaagagtcTCGAATACGTTTCTCTCACGGGAACTATATTTAGCTCCTTCCTCAGTCCTGTCAAATATTGTTCTTCTTAATTCCCTCTGAGGCTTGAAAGCGTTCATTAAGATGACAGCCTGAGGTTTGGAGGGGCAGAGGTGAAGaggaaccaaaaaataaataaatgcattttcatgCTTACTTTTGTCCCCTCTTCTCCTTCAAGAGTTCCGGGCCGTTTCCATGGAAATTCTAACTTGTTTTGCTTCAGTACTTCGTACAGAAGAGGTTTCATTTGGGGTATTTGTCCTGAGTTGAATTTCAGAAGTTCAATAATGATGTTAGCCAAGTCCTTTAAATTCCAGGCTCTGAAACCCTAATCGTAAATCGCAATGAGGAAGAAATCAGACAAAGCATGTGTAAGCACTTTAGGAATTTTAGATAAGGgaagtgatatatatacattcacAGCTTTGATAACATAAATTAGTTAAGTCTTATGGCGCAGAATTTGGTCATCCTTGACCCTTGACCAGCTTCTTCAGAGAAAGAGTCTATAAAGTCCCCTTTTTTCCAGTCACTTGTCTCCTGGAAGATGGATGCCATAGATCTTTAGATCCAGGATGCTACCATTGAGCTATTAATATACTTGAAGTCAGTTGGGGGCTGTGCTTTGTTTTCCATTCTGCCACTGTTGGAGGTAACTCAGATTACATTACCATAGGGATTGAGTACCAAACCTTGCTTTTTTCTAGATAACGTGTTCATAAAAGCGCATATACCTGGAACTGACTTCCAAAAGgagtttaaaatacaaaaatctagTTTTACCAAGTAGAAAGTGTGTTTTCTCTCTACTTTAAAACTGTgttcagggcccctgggtggctcagttggttaagaatccgacttgggctcaggtcatgatctcgcggtctgtgagttcaagccccgcatcaggcctgctttgggttctgtgtctccctctctctctctctgcccctcccccgctcacaccgtgtgtgtgtgtgtgtgtgtgtgtgtgtgtgtgtgtgtgtgtgtgtctgtctcaaaaataaataaacattaaaaaaattaaaaaaaaaaaaccaactgtgTTCATCCAACAGTCCCAACCAGTATGAACTTGCTTCCTGGGTACGTACTCTgactcctggctctgccacctgtACTGCAGGTGTGTGAGGTACAAGAGATACGGCAGGTGCCTTTGGAGATTCTCAGGGTATGCATTTGCACCCTACActcacatatgtatattttaccatttgAGAAAAGAGGGATGTAAAAAGGATGTAGAAGaaagtaatgaagaaaaaaggCACTAAGGTCAAAAGCATCTCCTAAAAGCATTCCCAAAAGAGGTGAGATGATGCAGTGAGGGTCATGTGGATTGAACCATGTGAGGCGAGGACTTGCCACTGGAGGGGCCACgtatggggaagggggagaggtgACTTTGCTGGATGGAGGACATTCATCTGGGGACGGGCAGGGGGCAGTCGGTAAACAGACCATAATTGGATATATGGGTTTCTGTTTTCTAGCTTAAAAGGCATTTAGGACAAGCGCTGAGTTTTTGAACTTGGAAAGGTTTGGATGTTAAAAAGTTTGAGTTTACTCTTTGTAGTAGAAAACTTTTAGAAACAGGCAAACATGGTAGGATTAGATGAAGCTTTGCCATGGACCTTGCCCCTCCAGGAACATGGAACCTTGGCATTCTTCATCTGTCGTCACTCCTCGTTTTAAGCAGACaagtgagggggcgcctgggtggcacagtcggttaagcgtccgacttcagccaggtcacgatctcgtggtccgtgagttcgagccccgcgtcaggctctgggctgatggctcagagcctggagcctgtttccgattctgtgtctccctctctctctgcccctcccccgttcatgctctgtctctctctgtcccaaaaaaaataaataaaacttgaagaaaaaaaaaattaagcagacaagtgagtcagaaaaaaaggaggatgAGAAAGTGTATTTACCTTGCTATCCAGTATACTTTCCTCCAATGTATTCAAACATCAtttgtggggctcctggctggctcagtctttACAGCGTacgacccttgatcttggggttgtgaatttgagccccatgttgggtgtagaggttacttaaaaataaaaatacataataaaagtaaaacgTCATTGGTGGCTGAGCCTCAAGCTCATAATATCGGTATTTGCATGTACTATGCGGCTTCTGTGCTGATGCTGGCAGATACCTGTTGATGGGCCTTTGTAGAAATAATGCCAAGTTTGCAAAGGGACGCCAGGAAGAAGCCTGCACCACTAACCACATACCACGCATTGGGTACttatatttaatcctcatagcaatgTAAGGCGGGTGATggtatccccattttccagacgGAGAAGAGTGCAAAGGCAGTAAGCAGCTTGCCAAAGTCACCATGTCAGCACGGACCTGGTTGTACCAGGATGTCAAGGTGGGGTGGCCAGAAACCACATCCTGTATGCACGCCACCTCACTGTGCTGCTTCCTGACTCTTCCCTTCCTAGTGAACCCTTTGCGTTTCCCCTGGGGTTCGTAAGACAGAACCATTGATTCCCTGTCCTCCATCTGTTACATATGAGCAAGCAACCACTGAATCAGTGGGGGGGACGTTCCTGCACATCAGTATGAATTACTGGAAAGAACCGGGATAGAAGATATCAGAGAGGCTGAAAAAGTCTTCAGGATTGCCTTGAACAAATTTGATTTCATTCTCCATCACAGCTGAATTCACTCTTTGGACCTTCAGCCTGACATCTAACTGTGCTAACGCGTGTCTGCTTACAATCGGGGCAccgtgtttaaaaaaaaatcttgtgatgCCAATTTTCACACTACACCTACTTCATCACTAATACTTTCAAAACGCTCCACATGCTCTGTCATTGACCGTGTTCGGCATTGCTCGTGGCATATATCATTGCCCGGTAGAAAGAGAACGTTTTGGGACAGCATGATTGGCCAATGTGAAGCCAAAGTAAGTGTCGGAAGTCCCACGAGAACACAGAGGGTCAGTACAAAACCTTAACCTCACGGATCCTTTGTTTGGTCTGTTCCCTGTGGCCATTTCCATCCCATAGCTCCATATCGGAAAAGGAATAAGGGTAATAGTCAACCTCAGATTGAACAGTCTTCTCTTTACTCCCGTTGTTCACTTCTTTACTGTAAATGGCTGCATTTTGGCTGGGTATCCATTTAAGCCAGATGCAGCATGCGATATCTTAAATCCTCACCACCTCGCCGTGGGGTCGGCACAACCATCTTCATTTGACGGAGAAGCTAATGTAATCTGTCAAATGCACTGCTTGAAGGTGGTTGACATGTGAGGTGAACCTCAGGTCTGGATGATGTCAAAGATCAACCACCATTGGGCTCTTTTTTCAATCTCTTTCCGTGTCTGCAGGAATTGTCTGAGAAATTTCAAGGGAAGCTTAATAAACATGCCTTGGGTTCAACAGACTGAGGGACCAAAACTGAATCTAAGGATCCCAAGGCAAGTTACATGCACAATTAAAACCCTTAATACGAACTGTGTAACATACGTGTCTCCGtgctcatattttaaatttaatttctgcGGTCATGTGTTTGTCATAGTGCTAAGgattagaatgtttatttatcatcGTGACCTCCATCCACTTGTGCTTTTATGGGAAAGATAGTATGATTTATGGTTATGAACTACTATAAAATTGAATAAGGGTATATACCAAGGAATATCAATTGATTATAAACTTTTAGCGAACACTGCCAATTTTGATAACAACGTCGGATTTAAATTGCAGAAGTTCGTTCTTAAATGTGTGTGGTTCAAGTCCTGTGCCATTATTCGCTGGACTCTCGGTGAAAACTGAGAAGAgctgaaggaggaaaagaagaagtaatgCCAGAAACAGGAGCCACGGCAGCTTGGGAATGGCTGAGCAGGAGGAATGCACTATGTCCTCAGTTGGACAGAGTTTGAGAGGGGAAGCTGCCTGGCCAAAGAAGTCACTGTGCTTGTCCCCTAAAGCACACATGTGGACCGTCCTTACCATCTGGGCATACTGAGAATCTTGACAATTCACGCTTTCATAACAGCTGCATTTCTTATCATCTCTGGCATATTTCTTCAGCTTGCACAAAGCCTCTTATCTCGCAAACAGTCTCTCTCTGGACCGCTGTCTCTTTCAGCTGCTTAGAGGCCACGGTCCCTTAAATCTCCCAGCTGTCTTTCTTACCTCTCAGCCCTTGCTTCCTTTAtctgtctgtatttttttaaatctttcccaGCTGCCACTTTTGGCACAGTGGTTGTCTCTTGGTTCTCTCAGAATGAGACATTTCAGCATGCTGATGTGGGGAAGGGACGGAACGGTCGTAACaatgcattttcaaaattagcCTTGCAatctatcaggaaaaaaatttcaCCTCGGCTTTCATACAGCCTGCGCGCCATGAATCAACCCGTGCGTTTCTGAAAAGATGAGACACCCCAGAGGCTTGCACAAAGAAAAGCGAGAGAGAACCACAGGGCTCTTAATTGTCCAAAACAGGAATTTCTCCccttagaaatgcagattctctgtGGCTGCAACCTCGAAGAGTTTATGTAACACCCTCTCGGTTGGATAAAAAGTTAACTGGCATCCCCACTGCGTACAGAAATGTAAATGCTAGAAGCTGGAGAGAAATTTCATTTCATGTTGGAAACTATTTGGCTTCTGTTGCAACTACCAACACCTCTAGTTGATTCCCAACTTGTATAATCCATGTAATTGTCTCTTCTCGGGTAACTCTTATAAGGGAATGTTAGTGGTTCTATGGGGTTACCGGGTTTTCTTAACATGATGGATTCTGAGTGAGAAAAATAATCTTACTTtggaaaggattttttaaaaactataggataaggggtgcctgggtggctcagttggttaagtgtccaacacttgatttgggctcaggtcatgatcccagggtcatgggatccagccctgcattggctgtgtactgagtgtggaacctgcttgggattctctttctctccctctgcccctccccactcatgttttctcgctctctcaaaaaaccaaaaacaaaaaaattatatgataagGGCTTGAGGACCTctacaaagcagaaagaaacaacTTCCAGGTCCCACACTGCTAAGGCACAGCTAGAAGATTCTGGCCTGGCAATTGTCACTCCTTTATTCCCACTCAAAAAAAGGCTCAAAAAGTACAGATGTCTTGGGTAATCCCCTAGTTCCCTTTGAGGTTAACTCCGGAAATACGGACAAATTTGTTCAAATGTCTTTGTGTTGCTAGTATGCTATTAAGATTATGATTCCAAAGAATGGTATCCATCAGTATTGAAAGTAAAACTCTTGATTGTGCAGAAATACTTGCCCACCTTGCTCTGAAGCAAATGGGAACTTTTTATATACTTAATTAAGTCCAGGTTCTTGGAGGAGAGGAAAATCAACAGGCAAGGTCTATCCAAGCTGGATTTACTCATTTTGATTGCTTTCTCAATCAGAATCAATAGCTGTATCTAAACGGATTCTGCAGAGATCTGCATCGATGATAGTCTGCCAGAAAGAACAGCCAAACTGATACCCCCGTGTACACACACACCTCCAGATTACAAAGACCAAACTCTTTCTAGCTAGTGCTAATAAGGTAATAGTTCGGATCGCGATAGAAATAGTTTGTGTTGAAAGGATAGAAGCTCTATAACTCTGAAAGATGAATTGGGATTGTGGCATTCCAAAAATGTATAATTGAACTGAATCAGCTCAGTGCTCCTCAG
This region includes:
- the RBM24 gene encoding RNA-binding protein 24, with translation MHTTQKDTTYTKIFVGGLPYHTTDASLRKYFEVFGEIEEAVVITDRQTGKSRGYGFVTMADRAAAERACKDPNPIIDGRKANVNLAYLGAKPRIMQPGFAFGVQQLHPALIQRPFGIPAHYVYPQAFVQPGVVIPHVQPTAAAASTTPYIDYTGAAYAQYSAAAAAAAAAAAYDQYPYAASPAAAGYVTAGGYGYAVQQPITAAAPGTAAAAAAAAAAAAAFGQYQPQQLQTDRMQ